The proteins below are encoded in one region of Peribacillus muralis:
- a CDS encoding YojF family protein has translation MKPIDRTEVQNAIDSFAGQDVYLHLETTNGAYATHVDEAFFSAGAYIRNAFIQYEHGKIVGDGPYRIGLKLNIGWVYAEGVNHFEVDDQGRLLVAGLDFSGKLAVSMQLSPTPFE, from the coding sequence ATGAAACCTATAGACCGTACAGAGGTGCAAAATGCTATCGATTCTTTCGCCGGACAAGATGTATATCTTCACCTGGAAACGACAAATGGTGCCTATGCCACTCATGTAGATGAAGCTTTCTTTTCGGCAGGTGCTTATATTCGTAATGCTTTTATACAATATGAGCATGGCAAGATCGTTGGGGACGGCCCCTATCGAATCGGCTTGAAGCTCAATATCGGCTGGGTATATGCAGAAGGCGTAAACCACTTCGAAGTGGATGATCAAGGAAGATTGCTAGTGGCAGGCCTTGATTTCTCCGGAAAGCTTGCCGTCTCCATGCAGCTCAGTCCCACACCCTTTGAATAA
- the bshB2 gene encoding bacillithiol biosynthesis deacetylase BshB2: MEKERHVLVIFPHPDDEAFSVSGTVAIHREAGTPVTYLCLTLGEMGRNLGNPPFATRESLPKIRKKELIDAANAIGIEDLRMLGLRDKTIEFEDDEKLTSIFTAAINELNPSLIITFYPGYSVHPDHEATARAVVRAVERIEEKERPKLHCVAFSNNCIQELGQPDIIHDITAVEEKKVAAVTAHRSQTEAMVLDWKEKFENQDADFLEWIRKERLWTYKF, encoded by the coding sequence TTGGAAAAAGAACGTCATGTTTTAGTCATTTTCCCACATCCCGATGATGAAGCCTTCTCGGTTTCCGGTACGGTTGCCATCCATAGAGAAGCGGGCACACCTGTTACCTATTTATGTTTAACACTAGGAGAAATGGGACGTAATCTAGGAAATCCGCCATTCGCAACAAGAGAATCGCTCCCCAAAATCCGGAAAAAGGAATTGATCGATGCAGCAAATGCGATTGGCATTGAAGACTTACGCATGCTCGGCTTGCGTGATAAGACGATCGAATTCGAGGATGATGAAAAGCTGACATCCATATTCACCGCTGCCATCAATGAATTGAATCCATCATTGATCATTACGTTTTACCCAGGATACAGCGTCCATCCAGACCATGAAGCGACAGCAAGGGCCGTGGTTCGTGCCGTGGAAAGAATCGAGGAAAAGGAACGTCCAAAACTTCATTGTGTCGCATTCTCCAATAACTGCATTCAGGAATTAGGGCAACCTGACATCATCCATGATATTACTGCGGTCGAAGAGAAAAAAGTTGCCGCCGTTACGGCTCACCGTTCCCAAACCGAAGCAATGGTGCTTGATTGGAAGGAAAAGTTCGAAAATCAGGATGCCGATTTCCTTGAGTGGATCCGCAAGGAACGCTTATGGACCTATAAATTTTAA
- a CDS encoding MFS transporter, with amino-acid sequence MNHKPKLWTKDFLIVSSANFFLFLTFYVLMVTLTIYTIDHFHASQAQAGLASSIFVLGAVLVRPIAGKKIDQIGRRKMLFGSLILFLLASIGYFMVNDLFLLLIDRLIHGFAFGLATTATGTIAADIIPNERRGEGTGYFAMSTNLAMAFGPFIGLLITQHFSYSIIFYAASVFAAFALVASLFMKVPEGEKGKASSRKGFKISDYFEKSALPIAIFIGFAGFTYSSILSYLTSFAKEMNLMDAASFFFVVFAVFLLASRPFTGRMFDVKGENAVIYPALIFYAVGMVILSQSHHGITLLIAGAFIGVGYGTFQSSCQAISIKESPSNRMGLATSTFFTMYDFGIGVGPFLLGFLIPFTGFKGLFIGMSIFSFILIGIYFLVHGKKASMRKKMQPEERMSA; translated from the coding sequence ATGAATCACAAACCGAAGTTGTGGACGAAAGATTTTTTGATTGTATCGTCTGCGAACTTTTTTCTCTTTTTAACATTTTATGTATTGATGGTGACGTTGACCATTTACACGATCGATCATTTTCATGCGTCACAGGCGCAGGCGGGACTTGCTTCAAGTATCTTTGTTCTTGGGGCTGTACTTGTCAGACCGATTGCCGGGAAGAAAATTGACCAGATCGGCCGCAGAAAAATGCTTTTTGGTTCCTTGATTTTATTTTTGTTAGCCTCGATTGGCTATTTCATGGTCAATGATTTGTTTCTTTTATTGATCGATCGGCTTATTCACGGTTTTGCTTTTGGTCTTGCGACGACTGCAACCGGAACGATTGCTGCAGATATCATCCCGAATGAAAGGCGCGGGGAGGGGACAGGTTATTTTGCGATGAGTACAAACTTGGCCATGGCATTCGGACCGTTTATCGGTTTGCTCATCACCCAGCATTTTAGTTATTCAATCATCTTCTATGCTGCCTCTGTGTTTGCCGCCTTTGCTTTGGTTGCGTCATTATTCATGAAAGTGCCAGAAGGGGAAAAGGGCAAAGCTTCATCACGAAAAGGCTTTAAGATCAGTGATTACTTTGAAAAAAGTGCCCTGCCAATAGCCATTTTCATCGGATTTGCCGGATTTACTTACTCGAGCATCTTGTCTTATTTGACATCGTTTGCAAAGGAAATGAATTTGATGGATGCGGCGAGCTTTTTCTTCGTCGTATTTGCGGTATTCCTTTTGGCGTCTCGGCCTTTTACAGGACGGATGTTTGATGTGAAGGGGGAAAATGCGGTGATTTATCCGGCGTTGATTTTTTACGCCGTCGGTATGGTCATCCTCAGCCAATCGCATCATGGTATCACGCTCCTGATAGCCGGAGCCTTTATCGGTGTGGGATATGGTACGTTCCAATCAAGCTGCCAAGCGATTTCCATCAAGGAATCTCCATCAAACCGGATGGGATTGGCGACGTCGACGTTTTTCACCATGTATGATTTTGGGATTGGGGTTGGCCCGTTCCTATTGGGATTCCTAATTCCATTTACCGGATTCAAAGGGTTATTCATAGGCATGTCGATTTTTTCTTTCATTCTTATCGGAATTTATTTCTTGGTGCATGGTAAAAAAGCTTCGATGAGAAAGAAAATGCAACCGGAAGAGCGCATGTCCGCTTAA